The region CATCTGCTGGAGCAAAAGTTCCGCAATCGTGGCGTTGAACTGTGAATACGAGCTCTGCCGTGTGTCCTTGTTCGATCAATGCCATCAACTCTTTCAAATGTTTTTGCCCACGTTCGGTGACAGCATCCGGGAATTTCGCGACGCCCTCTTCACCCAGTGTTACGTTTTTCACCTCGATGAAATGCATTTTATCTGTACCTGTTTTTTTCAAAGCGAAATCTAAGCGAGTCTCTGCTGAAATTTTATATTCAGGCTTTGCCTCATCAAAGGAAGCCCAGTGAGCAAAACCGCCCACTTCTTCTTTGTGCTTACCGATCACTCTTAAAACAGTTTCTTTGACAACAGTGTTGGGAGTCGCCGTATTCACTCCCACCCAGGAGCCGCCTGGGGATTTAATCATCTCGAGTGTAAATTTCAATTTACGTTCTGGGTTGTCAGATTCTGAAAAGAGGCAGAGTTGACCGGGGTTGTTCACGCTTTTCATGCTTCCTGTATTGGGAACGTGCGCCACAATTGTTTGCCCCTGAAACTCGATGTCGGCAAAGAAGCGTTTATAACGTTTTAGGAAAGTACCTTCCTGCAGTTTACGAGAATATTTCATGGGGCCCCCAAATCGAGTTGTAAAATAGCAACGCTGAAGCCGGAAATTCAACCCTGAAACCGCTATGTTGCAGAGGGAAAAACAATTTATTTATGCGTGGTGTTAATCGGTGCAAATAGGCCCCCATCGCAATAGAAGGGATTGTTTGATTTTAAAGGCTAATATTGAAAGGAACTCCCTGTATGGCAACTGATGTAAAACTGCCTGAACTTGGCGAAGGCGTCACTGAAGGTGAATTGGTTAAATGGTTGGTTCAACCTGGTGACTCTGTAAAAGCAGATCAACCTATCGCTGAAGTATTGACTGACAAAGCAACTGTAGAGGTTCCATCTCCAGTCGCTGGTACTGTAAAAGATTTGAAATTTAAACCGGGTCAAGTAGTTAAAGTTGGCTCGACGATGATCGCTCTTGATGCTGGCGGCGCAGCTAAGTCTGCCGCGCCTGCTCCGGCAGCGGCGGCTCCTGCTCCAAAAGCAGCAGCTCCTCAAGCATCCGCTCCAGCTCCTGCAGCTGGCGGTGGTAAAGCGCAAGACGTAAAACTTCCTGAGCTGGGAGAAGGCGTTACCGAAGGCGAACTAGTAAAATGGTTGGTTAAATCTGGTGACTCTGTAAAAGCGGATCAAGCGATCGCTGAAGTTCTAACTGACAAAGCCACTGTGGAAGTTCCGACTCCAGTAGCAGGCGTTGTTGGCGAGCTGAAATTCAAAGCCGGCGACGTTGTTAAGGTTGGATCTACTATGATCACTTTGACTGGCGCAGCTAGTGGCGGCTCAGCTACCGCAGCTCCAGCGGCTCCAGCTCCTCAAGCTTCTGCTCCGGCAGCAGCGGCCCCTGCAGCAAAAGCAGCTCCAGTAGCTACTTCTGCTGCTTCAACAGCTAACGGCATCTTCCCGCCTGTGGCTGATTCTAAAGTTCTTGCGACTCCGGCGACTCGCCGTCTTGCTCGCGAGACGGGTATTGATATCAACGCATTGTCTGGTTCTGGTCTTGCGGGTCGCGTAACTCGTGAAGACGTATTGGCAGCGGGTGGTTCCGCGGCAGCGGGCAGTGCCGCAGCGACGGCAGGCGCGAAGGCTGGAGCAACTACTGGCATGACTATTCCAAGACCAGCTTACCAAGGCCAAGCTGGTGCTCCTGAAGAGCGCGTAGCTCTAATCGGTATCCGCAAACGTATCGCTGAAAACATGCAGCGTTCAAAACAAATCATCCCTCACTTCACTATCATGGATGAAGCTAAGGTTGATGCTTTGGTTGCGCTTCGTGAGTCTTTGAAAGACTTCGCCGAGAAAAACGGAACTAAGATCACTTATCTTCCAATCGTCATGAAAGCGATGGTTGCGACGATCCGTGAATTCCCGATGTTCAACGCATCTATCGACGATGCTGCTGGTGAAATCGTTTACAAAAAATATTTCAACATCGGTTTCGCGGCTGACACTCCAACAGGTTTGGTTGTTCCAGTTATCAAAAATGCGGATCAAAAAACTATCTTGGAAATCTCTAAAGAGATCATCGACCTTTCTAAACGTGCTCGTGATGGCAAGTTGAAACCAGATGAAATGAAAGGCGCTTGCATCACTGTGACGAACATCGGTTCCATCGGTGGTACTTACGCGACTCCAGTGATCAACCACCCTGAAGTGGCGATCCTTGGTATGTACAAAATCGACGAAAAACCAGTTATCAAAGATGGCCAATTGAAAGCTATCAAAACGATGAACTACACAATGACTGCCGATCACCGTTTGATCGACGGCGCATTGGCTGCAAGATTCTTGGCGGCATTCATCGGCCGTATCGAGAATCCTGGTAAACTTATGGTGGAGATGCTGTAGATGGCACAATCTTTTGACGTAGTAGTAATTGGTGCGGGTCCTGGTGGTTATGTGGCTGCCATCCGTTCTGCTCAACTTGGTTTTAAAACTGCTGTTATCGAACGTGAATTCTTGGGTGGCGTGTGCTTGAACGTGGGTTGTATCCCATCTAAAGCGATGATCACGGCGACTCACCTTCTTCACAAAGCTCAACACAACTTCAAAGACATGGGCTTGATGATCAAGGGCGATATCAACGTTGATATGAAGCAACTTGTGAAGTGGAAACAATCCGTTTCTGACAAAATGTCGAGCGGTGTGGGTCAACTTCTTAAAGGTTACGGCGTAACTCACATTAAGGGCGACGCGGAATTCAAATCTTCTAAAGAAATCTCTGTTAAGTCATCTGCAGGTACTGAGTCTATCACGGCTAAGTACTTCATCGTTGCGACAGGTTCTCGTCCAATCGAAATCCCTGGTTTCAAATTCGACGAAAAAGACATCTGTTCATCAACGGGCGCATTGGCATTCGATGAAATTCCAAAACGTGTCGCCGTTATCGGTGGTGGCTATATCGGTCTAGAGATCTCTTCATACCTACGCAAACTAGGTACTGAAGTGACTGTGATCGAAGCAATGCCATCATTGCTTGCTGGTGTGGTTGATCCAGATTGCGCAAACATCGTTGTACGTAAGCTTGATAAAGCGGGCGTAAAAATCATGTACGGTGCAAAAGCTAAATCTCAGAAAAAAGCAAAAGACGGCTACGAAGTGACCGTTGAGATCAATGGTAAAGACGAAGTTGTTAAATGCGATAAGATCTTAGTAACTGTTGGACGTCGTCCAAACGGTGACCAAGCGAACTTGAAAGCTGCGGGTATCGCAGTTGACGAGCGTGGCTTTGTTAAAGTGGATGCTCAACGCAGAACAAACGTTCCAAACATCTTTGCTATCGGTGATATCTGTGGTCAGCCAATGCTTGCTCACAAAGCTTCACACGAAGGTGTGTTGGTTGCTGAAGTTATCTCTGGCGCAAACCGCGTTTACGACGCGAAAACAGTTCCAGCAGTTGTCTTCACAGATCCAGAAATCGCATCCGCAGGTATGACTGAAGCTGAAGCAAAAGCGAAAGGTCACACTGAGCTTAAGATCGGTAAATTCCCATTCGGTGCTAACGGCCGTGCTGTGAGCATGATGGAAACTGAAGGCTTCGTAAAAATGATCGCTGATGCGAAAACTCACGTATTGTTGGGTGTTCACATTGTGGGTCCTGAAGCTTCTAACTTGATCTCTGAAGCAGTTCTTGCGATCGAGATGGGTGCACGCATTGAAGACTTGGCTCTTTCAATCCACCCTCACCCAACATTGGGCGAGACGATCATGGAATGTGCTGAAGCGACTTTGGGGCACGCGATCCACATCATCCAAAAGCCACTTAAAAAGTAAGCTTTTAAAAATCAGATACCAATAAAAAGGGAGTTCTAATCGAACTCCCTTTTTTTATGCGTATGTCCTTACTTGAAAAGGTAGGACCTTACTTCCGAGGTAAGGCCCTACCTTTTCAAGTAAGGACATACCTAAAAAAGATCGAGGGGATTTGAGGATTTTGGGACGGAGGATTTTTCTCGACCGATCATAAAATCTAAAGTCACATTCACTGTGGTTGAAGGTCGAAAATCATCTTCGTAGCGCCAAGCCAAAAGTGGCGATACCTCCAAGAAAATCCATTTTACTTTTTTAAAACCTGTTCTGTACGTGAAGCCTGTCGTGTATGAATCAGTGTACATCTGCAGCTTGATCGATCGCATATTGAATCTAAGATCGAAGGACAAAAGACTTTTATCATAGAAACTATAAATCCATGAAGGACCTTGAGTCGTGCTGAAAACAGACGGTTGGCTCATGTACCAATTTGCTTCGTTGATGAAACGTAAAAGGAAGTATTTGCTGTAAGCATAGTCCGATGCCAACGACACCTTGCTGTTCCAGTAAGACTCTGAATCCCAACCTAATTCGTCGGTTAAATGGTGTACGACCTTGCCCGTCAGATAGTTTCGACTGCCACGAAGTTTCGCGTAATAGGCTATCGGCCACTTCCAACGAATACCTGTCTCTGTAGCAAAGTTCCAAGGATTTTGCTCTTTGAATTCCTCGGGAGTAATTAAATCTTCATCAAGCAAAACATCAGGTGGTTGATCGGGTCTGCGATTCCAAAAATCGTTAAAGTCTCTTTCGCGCTGTTTTAAGTTTGGCAAACTTAAAATCAAAGAAGTCGAAAAGGAATTGTCGTAGGTCCCATTTTTTCCATTATATAAAGAGCCGGTGGTCACCTTTAAGCTGCTCGCGTAATACTCGTCCAAAGCACGCGTATCCCCAAACAAACCATCGACCTTATTAGCAAGCAAGATCACGCGATCGGAAACCGCATTTCGAGAATCAGCAATCAGCTGGCCTGTAGCTCCGATGAGCCCCGTGTCTTGCTGTTTGTTTGTGGGCTTTTCTGGAGTTGGAACGGGGGCCGGAACTGGTACAAAAACAGGCTCAGTAACTGGCGTCGACTCCTCAATAGAGTGAGCCTCTTCGATACCTGGCATCTCCGGAAGCGGTTCCTCAGTTTGAGAAAACGCAGGATGTGATAGCAATGTTAGAGCAATAAGAAATTTCAGCGACAACTTAACCTCTGACACTGATCATAAGCGATCAGTGCCAGTTGTCACTCATTCATGTTTATCTTTCGACGATAGCAGTGACACCCATGCCACCTGCTGTACAGATGGAGATAAGTCCACGTCCGCTGCCTTTTTGCGAAAGCATTTTTGCCAACGAAGCCAAGATACGGCCACCTGTTGCGGCGAATGGATGTCCAAGGGCCAAAGAGCCCCCGTTCACATTCAGTTTGCTGCGATCAATTGAACCCAACGCTTTTGTTAAACCCAATTTAGTGCGGCAGTATTCATCGGACTCCCAGGCTTTCAATGTGCAAAGGACCTGACCTGCAAAGGCCTCATGGATTTCATAGAAGTCAAAATCCTGTAAAGTCAGTCCATTGCGTTCAAGCATACGAGCCACAGCATATGTGGGAGCCATCAACAAACCTTCGCCCCCGACGTAATCAACAGCTGCAACTTCAGCGTCAGTTAGATATGCAAGGACAGGCAAATTATGTTTCTTTGCAAAGTCATCGCTTCCAAGAAGAACGGCAGAGGCTCCGTCTGTCAAAGCAGTGCTGTTCCCTGCAGTCAGCGTTCCCGTGCCTGTTTTATCGAACGCCGGTTTAAGCTTAGCCAATTTTTCAAGAGTCGTATCGCCACGAACAAGGCTGTCTTTTTTTAGCCCCTTGAAATCAAAAACGAGATCTTTAAAGAATCCAGCATCCCATGCTTTCGCAGCGTTTTGATGACTGGCCAATGCAAGCTTGTCTTGCTCCTCTTGAGAAACACGCCATTCCTTCACCATCAACTCTGTATGCTGACCCATTGATAGGCCAGTGCGAGGCTCGACCACTTTCGGGAACTGCGGTTTGATGTCGTTAAAATTTAGTTTCGCGAACTTGCTTAGACGTCCCATCAAAGATTTCTCTTTTTGCGCGTCCATCATTTTCCAAGTGAATTCGTGCGGCAAAACACCTTGGATATCGCTGTTCGTGTCTGCACCACCAGCAATACCGCTTTCAATTTGTCCCGCAGCGATTTTCAAACCGATCTGCCAAGCGGTCTCAAGACCCGTCCCACAAGCTCTTTGCACATCATAACCTGGAGTGTGCGGATCAAGACCAGAGCTTAAAACGCTTTCACGAGTCATATTCCAATCGGCAGCATTTTTCATAACTGCCCCTGTGGAAACATCACCTACACGAACGCCTCTGATATTTGTTTTATTAACAAGGTCTTGCAATACAGCCGTCATCAACTCTTGGTTGGAGGTACGGACATAAGTTGTCTGAGACTTTGTAAACGGAGTTCTGGAACCTGCTAGAATCGCAATCGGACGCATCTGTTTCGTTTTCATACATAGTCCTTTATGAAGGCTTGATTTATCTACCTATCGGTAGGTAGAATATACCTAAACACCAACCGACGCAACCCCCAGAAGGAGGTAAAAATGGAAACAAAAGCTCAGGCTCTTGAAATCGCCAAAAACCACCTTCAATTGCGAGGTTACAATGGCTTTAGCTTTCAGGACATCGCCGATGAACTTGGTATCCGCAAAGCGAGCCTTCATTACTATTTCGCTTCAAAGGAAGACTTAGGCTTGGCCTTGATTGAAGATTATATTCAGTCTTTTCAACAATGGTCCGAAATGCACGAAGATCGCGAGCCTCTGGAAAAAATCAAAAAGTTCATCGACATGTATAATAGCTTCTCCCAAGACGGCTTAAAAGTATGCCCAGGGGGAGTCTTTTGCATCGACTACAACACCCTGCCCGCGAAACTAAAAAAATCAGTCTGCCAACTCCAAGAGCAAATCCAAAACTGGCTAACCCACGTAGTCACCGAAGGCATTAAAAACAAATCCCTAAAAACCACACTAAAACCCAAAGAAACAGCGACCCTCATCCACGCCACAACTCAAGGCGCCCTACAAATCGGAAGAATGCAAAACAACACCAAAGCAATGAAAGCCACCTCACTAGCCCTGCTCACCCTACTACAAAAATAAATCCAACGAAAAAAGCTCTCCAGTCCGGAGAAAGCAAGTCCGTAACTTTAAGACTCCGCGTAGGCGACAGCATCTCCGCTGACTTCAACTCTTTCACACGTCTACTTACTAGAAACCCTTCGAGCTAATGGCGAGGGGCTTTGGGTACTTGCGATGCAGCGACCTCCGTGGGCGCCAGGATGGCGCGCACCCGCCAAAGGCGGGCCACGGTGAGCCTGGAAGGCGTGTCGCGGAACTCGCAAGTACCCAAAGCCCCTCGCCATTAGCGGCGCAAAAAAACTTCTAGCCTAAGCAAAAGTCCTGAACAGAAGTGAAGAAGCGTGAGCTTGGTTCCAATCTGGTGCTACCCTACAGTCCAGTCCCATTTTTCATGGAGGAAAAATGAACCACCTTTCTCGCGTTTTAGTTCTGTGCGCACTCTTGTTCGCGACGTCTTTCGCCTCTGCTACTCAACAAGTAAAAGAATGGAATATGTTGGTGTTCCTCAATGGGAATAACAATCTTGATTCATTCGGAGCGATGAACATCAATCAAATGGAGCAAGTCGGCTCCAGTGATAACGTCAATATCCTTGTTCAGTGGGCTTCTGCTAAAAAAAGCAACGTTTCTCGTCTTTTGATTCAGAAAGATGGCGATACAAACAAAGTCACATCACCGGTTGTGCAAAACATGGGTGAAGTGGATATGGGCGATTGGAAAGAATTGGTTAAGTTCGTTGAATGGGCAAACCAAAACTACCCTGCAAAAAAATACTTCGTCGTTGTGTGGGACCACGGCGGTGGTTGGCACTTGGCTTCGATCCCTGGCATGAAACCGATGGATATTTCTTGGGACGACAATACAGGTAACAACATCACAACTGAACAACTGGGTCAGGCGATGGCTGAATCCGCAAAAATCCTGGGCCATAAAGTGGACGTATACTCTTCTGATGCTTGCTTAATGGGTATGGTTGAAGTGGCGTCTGAAATGTCTGAATCGGTTCAATACTACTTGGGTTCACAAGATGTTGAACCAGGTGCAGGCTGGCCCTACGCAAACTTCCTGACAAAGTGGGAACAAAATCCAACGATGACTGCGGCTGAGTTAGTAAAAGTTCACGCAGCCGAATACCTAGCAGCCTATAATGGCGGTATTTATGGCAACCGTCGTGTGACGATGTCTGCCTACGATCTTTCAAAAATCGGCACCTACGAAGAATCTTTGAAACAACTCGCTCAAGAAATCACAGCTTTAGACAATGCAACGTTAGCGAAAGTAAATCGCTCTGCAAAAAATGCAAAATTCTTCACATACTATGACTACCGCGACGTCGTAGATTTCCTAGACCTAGTAGGTAAAAACGGCATCACAACACCTGCGATGCAAACAGTCCGCGCAGCTCAAAACGATTTCGTGATCGCAAACAGCCAAAACCAAGACCAAAAAACTTGGGGCGTCTCGATCTGGCTTCCATCTGAAAGCTCAGACTATTCAGGCTACATCGAACGCTACCACGGCCTAAAGTTCAACCAAAGAACTCAATGGGCAGACCTAGTCACAAAAATCCAAGGCAAATAAAAAAAGAAAAGCCCAGCTTAAACTGGGCTTTCCAAGCACTGAGACATTCCCCGTCCCTTAATTGTTATTTTACGCAAGAGTAGTAAACTTTGTATTCGCCTTGCGGAAGATCCGCACCGAACACCATATTCACTCCATTCACCGTATATGTACCAGCATATGGTTGACCGTCTTTCAATACAGAGATGGATCTTACTGAATCTACCACTGGAGCACATGTCAAAGTGAACGTTTTCAAAGTTTTGCGAACACCATCAGCGATACCAGAAACCTGTGCCGCATAGTCAGATGCACACACGTCACCGATTACACCACCAGTTAATTTAGAAATTTGTTCGTAACGGTAACCGTAAGCGTAACCATTCGTAGACTTACAAGCTGTATCACCAGGGCGAGTGATGATCGAGTGGAAGCTGAACGCTTTTTGGCCACCATAAGTTTGGCTGATAAAGTTTAATAATGACTGTGGATCATTCTTAGTCCCATTTTTTGATTCATCTTCGTCCGAGATTGTAAGGACTGCCAACTGAGCATCCGGGCGTACGAAGTTGACGTTACCGCCGCTAGCGGACAGTGATCTTTCAATCGCACGATATGTCACATAGATGGCTTGCTCGTCACCGCTACCAGTTTCAGAGCGTTGCAAAGTCGCACCCAACAATGTTTGCGCTTCTGCATCTGCCATTGCTGAAGTCAGGATGTAAGAACCTTTTTTACCAGTCAATTGAACCAAACGTCCATCACCCAAAGTGATATCGCGTGGATCAGTTGTAGTAACCGCGATCTGCCAATCCAAACCTTTCATCACACTCAAAAGGTTTTTCACACGGCTTGCCATATTTTTTTGTTCGTATTCCATAGAGCCGGAGTTATCGATCACGATTAACAAATCGACTTTTTTATTTGGAACAACTTGCACTGTTTGTACCAGTGATTTGTATTTTGAAGACACTTCGAAAGTGATCGACTTAGCTGAAGAATATGCCAATTTGTCTGTCGCTGACACTGCCAACGTATAAGTGCCGGAAACCATGCTTGGGATTTTGATAGTGTTTGTACCACCTGCACAAGCTTTCGCAACATTCGCAAATGAACAAGTCACTTTGTCAACGCCCGCACCAGCGTCGCTCACCGTAAATACGATTTCTACATCAGAACCTTCTTCAACCGTTGACGTTGGATATTTTGCAAAAACGATTTCTGGAGGCGCCTGGTCTATCACGATGCTTGAACTTAAACATTCAGAAGTACGACCGTCGTAATCTTTATATTGCACACTCAATACAACGTTTTGATTTGTTTGAGCGCTTTGGTAAACCTTAGAATCAACGAAAGATTCCCAAGTACCACCCGAGCAATCGCCACCTACGGAAAGTTTCAAATAGGCCGCGCTAAAAACAGAAACAAATGAAAGATTCAACTGATTCGAACCCGTTAGTTTTGCGCCGTTATTGATCACGAAGGAAGCTGATTCTCCTGACGGAGGTGCCACTGTTGGACTTGGCTCTGCGGATGGTGTGGGAGAAGGTTCAGTCACCACGCTGAAATCACTGTTTGTGTTGCTTCCAGAACCTGCGCTACCGAACTCAACACTACCTTGATTTTCTAAACATGCTGTAAGGTTTAAACTGAGTGCAATTAGTAAGGTCCATCCTAGATTCTTTGTCATCGTCCGCTCCTCATGTGCGTTTACCTACACATTGTTGCGGTATCTTCTGATGATTTTCAAAGCAATCTCACTCTGAGAAGGTTTCGTAAAATCCTTCGACAAAGATGACAAACTCCCTGTCAAAAAGTTCATCAATACAGGAAAAACTAAATGCCGGCGCGGGTTTGCGGCGCAAGCGGTTGGCTTATTGTTGGAATTGAGGATCCGATGCTCTAAGTTGGCGAACCAAAGGCATGATCAATGATTTATGATCTGTGCTGCTGTCGATACAGGCTTCGAAAAACTCCAGCAAATCCTTAGTTGCGTTACTGCTGATATCACCATCAAGAAAAGCCATCGACCATTCTGCGAACTGGCGGGCCTCGCTGTTGTCTTCAATCAAAACTTTCAAAGTGTGATTGCGATTATCGCGGCGAATGACATTGACTAGGTCACGAACTTTTTCTTCATTGCCTTCAAGAACT is a window of Bdellovibrio sp. SKB1291214 DNA encoding:
- the sfsA gene encoding DNA/RNA nuclease SfsA is translated as MKYSRKLQEGTFLKRYKRFFADIEFQGQTIVAHVPNTGSMKSVNNPGQLCLFSESDNPERKLKFTLEMIKSPGGSWVGVNTATPNTVVKETVLRVIGKHKEEVGGFAHWASFDEAKPEYKISAETRLDFALKKTGTDKMHFIEVKNVTLGEEGVAKFPDAVTERGQKHLKELMALIEQGHTAELVFTVQRHDCGTFAPADDIDPEYGRLLREASTKGLKISPFLVDLTPTEATLSETTLPVKL
- a CDS encoding 2-oxo acid dehydrogenase subunit E2; protein product: MATDVKLPELGEGVTEGELVKWLVQPGDSVKADQPIAEVLTDKATVEVPSPVAGTVKDLKFKPGQVVKVGSTMIALDAGGAAKSAAPAPAAAAPAPKAAAPQASAPAPAAGGGKAQDVKLPELGEGVTEGELVKWLVKSGDSVKADQAIAEVLTDKATVEVPTPVAGVVGELKFKAGDVVKVGSTMITLTGAASGGSATAAPAAPAPQASAPAAAAPAAKAAPVATSAASTANGIFPPVADSKVLATPATRRLARETGIDINALSGSGLAGRVTREDVLAAGGSAAAGSAAATAGAKAGATTGMTIPRPAYQGQAGAPEERVALIGIRKRIAENMQRSKQIIPHFTIMDEAKVDALVALRESLKDFAEKNGTKITYLPIVMKAMVATIREFPMFNASIDDAAGEIVYKKYFNIGFAADTPTGLVVPVIKNADQKTILEISKEIIDLSKRARDGKLKPDEMKGACITVTNIGSIGGTYATPVINHPEVAILGMYKIDEKPVIKDGQLKAIKTMNYTMTADHRLIDGALAARFLAAFIGRIENPGKLMVEML
- the lpdA gene encoding dihydrolipoyl dehydrogenase, translated to MAQSFDVVVIGAGPGGYVAAIRSAQLGFKTAVIEREFLGGVCLNVGCIPSKAMITATHLLHKAQHNFKDMGLMIKGDINVDMKQLVKWKQSVSDKMSSGVGQLLKGYGVTHIKGDAEFKSSKEISVKSSAGTESITAKYFIVATGSRPIEIPGFKFDEKDICSSTGALAFDEIPKRVAVIGGGYIGLEISSYLRKLGTEVTVIEAMPSLLAGVVDPDCANIVVRKLDKAGVKIMYGAKAKSQKKAKDGYEVTVEINGKDEVVKCDKILVTVGRRPNGDQANLKAAGIAVDERGFVKVDAQRRTNVPNIFAIGDICGQPMLAHKASHEGVLVAEVISGANRVYDAKTVPAVVFTDPEIASAGMTEAEAKAKGHTELKIGKFPFGANGRAVSMMETEGFVKMIADAKTHVLLGVHIVGPEASNLISEAVLAIEMGARIEDLALSIHPHPTLGETIMECAEATLGHAIHIIQKPLKK
- a CDS encoding acetyl-CoA C-acetyltransferase, which gives rise to MKTKQMRPIAILAGSRTPFTKSQTTYVRTSNQELMTAVLQDLVNKTNIRGVRVGDVSTGAVMKNAADWNMTRESVLSSGLDPHTPGYDVQRACGTGLETAWQIGLKIAAGQIESGIAGGADTNSDIQGVLPHEFTWKMMDAQKEKSLMGRLSKFAKLNFNDIKPQFPKVVEPRTGLSMGQHTELMVKEWRVSQEEQDKLALASHQNAAKAWDAGFFKDLVFDFKGLKKDSLVRGDTTLEKLAKLKPAFDKTGTGTLTAGNSTALTDGASAVLLGSDDFAKKHNLPVLAYLTDAEVAAVDYVGGEGLLMAPTYAVARMLERNGLTLQDFDFYEIHEAFAGQVLCTLKAWESDEYCRTKLGLTKALGSIDRSKLNVNGGSLALGHPFAATGGRILASLAKMLSQKGSGRGLISICTAGGMGVTAIVER
- a CDS encoding TetR/AcrR family transcriptional regulator, whose protein sequence is METKAQALEIAKNHLQLRGYNGFSFQDIADELGIRKASLHYYFASKEDLGLALIEDYIQSFQQWSEMHEDREPLEKIKKFIDMYNSFSQDGLKVCPGGVFCIDYNTLPAKLKKSVCQLQEQIQNWLTHVVTEGIKNKSLKTTLKPKETATLIHATTQGALQIGRMQNNTKAMKATSLALLTLLQK
- a CDS encoding clostripain-related cysteine peptidase, whose protein sequence is MNHLSRVLVLCALLFATSFASATQQVKEWNMLVFLNGNNNLDSFGAMNINQMEQVGSSDNVNILVQWASAKKSNVSRLLIQKDGDTNKVTSPVVQNMGEVDMGDWKELVKFVEWANQNYPAKKYFVVVWDHGGGWHLASIPGMKPMDISWDDNTGNNITTEQLGQAMAESAKILGHKVDVYSSDACLMGMVEVASEMSESVQYYLGSQDVEPGAGWPYANFLTKWEQNPTMTAAELVKVHAAEYLAAYNGGIYGNRRVTMSAYDLSKIGTYEESLKQLAQEITALDNATLAKVNRSAKNAKFFTYYDYRDVVDFLDLVGKNGITTPAMQTVRAAQNDFVIANSQNQDQKTWGVSIWLPSESSDYSGYIERYHGLKFNQRTQWADLVTKIQGK
- a CDS encoding BLUF domain-containing protein — translated: MDKVFHLVYFSYASDSLSYSDIRDILNSSRKNNARDNITGVLIFREGFFIQVLEGNEEKVRDLVNVIRRDNRNHTLKVLIEDNSEARQFAEWSMAFLDGDISSNATKDLLEFFEACIDSSTDHKSLIMPLVRQLRASDPQFQQ